A single genomic interval of Gossypium raimondii isolate GPD5lz chromosome 11, ASM2569854v1, whole genome shotgun sequence harbors:
- the LOC105803834 gene encoding probable NAD(P)H dehydrogenase (quinone) FQR1-like 2 — MGKGGGCVPSKKRQPSSAEGSAAATATATTATINAPIEADEETHETASVAVNSTNAQSVTATLKIFIVYYSMYGHVEKLAKRMKKGVDGVEGVEAVLYRVPETLPADVLDHMKAPSKNPEVPEIKAAELAEADGVLFGFPTRFGCMAAQMKAFFDSSGQLWKEQTLAGKPAGFFVSTGTQGGGQEATAWTAITQLAHHGMLFVPIGYTFGAGMFKMDSIRGGSPYGAGVYAGDGTREPTETELGLAEHQGKYMAGVVKRLCQA, encoded by the exons ATGGGCAAAGGCGGAGGCTGTGTCCCAAGCAAAAAGAGACAACCTTCCTCTGCCGAAGGCTCTGCCGCTGCCACTGCCACTGCCACTACCGCCACCATCAACGCACCCATCGAAGCCGATGAAGAAACCCACGAAACTGCCAGTGTAGCTGTGAATTCTACGAATGCGCAATCAGTTACCGCCactttaaaaatctttattgtTTACTACTCCATGTATGGTCACGTGGAGAAACTGGCCAAGCGGATGAAGAAAGGGGTCGACGGTGTGGAGGGTGTAGAGGCGGTTCTTTATCGGGTTCCCGAGACTCTCCCGGCTGATGTGCTGGACCATATGAAGGCGCCATCGAAAAACCCCGAGGTTCCAGAGATTAAAGCGGCGGAATTGGCGGAGGCGGATGGGGTTCTGTTTGGGTTTCCGACGAGGTTTGGCTGTATGGCGGCTCAGATGAAGGCGTTTTTCGATTCCAGTGGACAGCTTTGGAAGGAGCAGACTCTGGCCGGGAAGCCAGCTGGGTTCTTTGTTAGTACTGGAACTCAAGGAGGCGGCCAAGAGGCCACCGC TTGGACGGCAATAACCCAGTTGGCACACCATGGAATGCTGTTTGTTCCTATTGGCTACACTTTTGGAGCTGGTATGTTCAAGATGGATTCCATACGAGGAGGTTCTCCGTATGGTGCTGGAGTTTATGCGGGTGATGGCACAAGAGAGCCAACTGAAACTGAGCTTGGGCTTGCAGAGCATCAGGGAAAGTACATGGCTGGTGTGGTCAAGAGGCTTTGTCAAGCTTGA
- the LOC105803831 gene encoding homeobox-leucine zipper protein ATHB-40: protein MSQDYEMMTSQMNEHEDHIALISQIYPGFYTQIATHQGEPKPRRRRKKNKGGENSQWAVAKKRKLNQEQLTLLELNFGNEHKLESERKDRIASELGLDPRQVAVWFQNRRARWKNKKLEEEYSKLKSLHETVVLDKCRLESEVVKLKEQLSEAEKEIQQLTERVDGVSSKCTSSSVLSMEAIDPVFHGEFGYEDVFYIGENNYVLGMEWMNLFM from the exons atgagccAAGATTATGAAATGATGACAAGCCAAATGAATGAACATGAAGATCATATTGCTCTTATCTCCCAAATCTACCCTGGATTTTACACCCAAATTGCAACACACCAAG GGGAACCGAAGCCTCGACGGCGGCGGAAGAAGAACAAGGGAGGGGAGAACAGCCAGTGGGCGGTGGCTAAAAAAAGGAAGCTTAACCAGGAACAACTCACTCTCCTTGAACTTAATTTTGGTAACGAACATAAACTAGAGTCAGAAAGGAAAGACCGGATTGCTTCGGAGCTGGGACTTGACCCTCGTCAGGTTGCTGTTTGGTTCCAAAATCGTAGAGCTCGTTGGAAGAACAAGAAGCTGGAGGAAGAGTATAGCAAGCTCAAGTCTCTTCACGAAACTGTTGTTCTCGACAAATGCCGACTTGAATCCGAG GTGGTAAAGCTTAAGGAGCAACTTAGCGAGGCGGAGAAGGAAATCCAGCAACTGACGGAACGAGTAGATGGGGTTTCCAGCAAATGTACAAGCTCATCTGTACTGTCAATGGAAGCCATTGACCCAGTTTTCCATGGGGAATTTGGATATGAAGATGTTTTCTATATTGGAGAAAACAATTATGTTCTTGGCATGGAGTGGATGAATCTTTTTATGTAA